Proteins co-encoded in one Medicago truncatula cultivar Jemalong A17 chromosome 8, MtrunA17r5.0-ANR, whole genome shotgun sequence genomic window:
- the LOC11427537 gene encoding protein MEI2-like 1 isoform X2, with translation MPFQVMDQRGVSDPSNFFDDISFHSERNIGLRKPKYMNAQHPQGMNGMVAPPGSTLSASSPFEAKSGFPMSQTSLSEESVQKLPFGGEQGIADVLKGSNRSFHHNPQSWSDVFRQSEPTSYRIIGNKVVATNALPRETSLFSSSLSDMFSHKLNILGNDVLSDQPTAASSLLEEEPYKSLEQMEADYIHNLLPDEDDLFSGVADGLEYNSHARTNDDSEYTDVFSSGGGMELEGDEHLSSLRRTSGLDGDHGFFGGSKGKLPFVEQPSRTLFVRNINSSVEDFELKTLFEQYGDIRTMYTACKHRGFVMISYFDLRAAQRAMQALQSKPLRSRKLDIHYSIPKVNAPEKDIGHGTLMLSGLDSSVSNDEFKRIFGFYGEIKDIYEYPEMKHLKFIEFYDVRAAEAALRALNRIEIAGKQIKLEPGHPSLMQQSHKVQDERDIGHSIIDNLSLRQKPTLSSGVIDSAGSENGYNQRFQSAMRQQPLNGFIDNALFHVNSGINNTARGGSIGKFSGVSESNNLVDAMKFASSPTTFHPHSLPEFHGSLANGSPYTFSSTISNKAGNIGAGVTEASNGRHIHGISSVGNLAEFNGGGSSGNGINAHHGLNHIWSGSNLHQQSSPSNMLWQKTPSFVNGSPGLPQMSSFARTPPHMLRTQHLDHHVGSAPVVTASPWERKNSYLGESPETSAFHLGSPGNGGFHGSWQMRPMEFSAHNNMFSHVGGNGTELSSSAGQSSPNPLSHILYGRQSTTAMSKFDPTNERMRNLYSRKTEANTNGNADKKLYELDLGRILRGEDSRTTLMIKNIPNKYTSKMLLVAIDEQCRGTYDFLYLPIDFKNKCNVGYAFINMIDPAQIIPFHQAFHGKKWEKFNSEKVASLAYARIQGRASLVSHFQNSSLMNEDKRCRPILFQTEGPNAGDMEPFPVGANVRVRPGKSRNAGNEENRIQATPSTLASGEETANGNSD, from the exons GAAGGGTTCAAACAGATCATTTCATCACAATCCCCAATCATGGTCTGACGTGTTCAGGCAGTCAGAACCTACGTCGTATCGTATAATCGGGAACAAGGTTGTTGCAACCAATGCTCTCCCTCGCGAAACTAGTTTATTTTCGAGCTCACTGTCGGATATGTTTAGCCATAAAT TAAATATATTGGGGAATGATGTTCTGTCCGATCAGCCGACGGCTGCCAGTTCTCTTCTTGAGGAAGAACCATATAAATCTCTTGAACAGATGGAGGCTGACTATATACATAATCTCCTTCCTGATGAAGATGATCTATTTTCTGGTGTTGCTGACGGGTTAGAATACAATTCTCATGCTAGGACTAATGATGACTCGGAGTATACTGATGTTTTTAGCAGCGGTGGAGGCATGGAGCTGGAAGGAGATGAACATTTAAGTTCACTAAGAAGAACAAGTGGTTTGGATGGAGATCATGGTTTCTTTGGAGGTTCTAAAGGAAAACTTCCTTTTGTTGAACAGCCTTCTAGAACACTTTTTGTTAGAAACATTAATAGCAGCGTAGAAGACTTTGAACTAAAGACTCTGTTTGAG CAATATGGAGATATCCGTACAATGTATACTGCTTGCAAGCATCGTGGCTTTGTCATGATTTCTTATTTTGATCTAAGAGCAGCACAAAGAGCAATGCAAGCCCTTCAAAGCAAGCCATTGAGGTCTCGGAAACTCGATATACATTATTCGATTCCAAAG GTCAATGCTCCAGAGAAGGATATTGGTCATGGTACGCTGATGTTATCTGGTCTTGATTCATCTGTTTCAAACGATGAGTTCAAACGTATTTTTGGCTTCTATGGAGAAATTAAAGAT ATCTATGAATATCCAGAGATGAAGCATCTCAAATTTATAGAGTTTTATGACGTGCGAGCTGCTGAAGCTGCACTTCGGGCATTGAACAGGATTGAAATTGCTGGAAAGCAGATCAAACTTGAACCTGGCCATCCTAG TCTGATGCAGCAGTCTCATAAGGTGCAAGATGAACGTGATATTGGTCATAGCATTATTGACAACTTATCATTAAGACAAAAGC CAACACTATCGTCTGGAGTAATTGATTCTGCTGGCTCGGAAAATGGATATAATCAGAGATTTCAATCTGCTATGCGGCAACAACCTTTGAATGGATTTATTGATAATGCATTATTTCATGTCAATTCTGGCATTAACAACACTGCAAGAGGGGGATCTATTGGAAAATTTTCTGGTGTTTCCGAGTCAAACAACCTTGTTGATGCAATGAAATTTGCATCTAGTCCAACAACATTTCATCCTCATTCTTTACCAGAGTTTCATGGTAGTTTAGCTAATGGTAGTCCTTATACCTTTTCAAGCACCATTAGCAACAAGGCTGGTAATATAGGTGCTGGAGTGACAGAAGCCTCCAATGGAAGGCATATTCACGGAATAAGCTCAGTTGGGAACTTAGCAGAATTCAATGGAGGAG gatCATCAGGAAATGGGATCAACGCACATCATGGACTTAATCATATATGGAGTGGCTCCAATTTGCATCAGCAATCTTCACCAAGTAACATGCTTTGGCAGAAAACGCCATCGTTTGTTAATGGTTCTCCAGGCCTTCCTCAGATGTCAAGCTTTGCTAGAACACCGCCTCATATGCTGAGAACACAACATTTGGACCATCACGTTGGATCAGCACCTGTTGTTACAGCCTCTCCCTGGGAAAGGAAAAACTCATACTTGGGAGAGTCTCCTGAGACTTCTGCTTTTCACTTGGGTTCTCCTGGAAATGGAGGTTTCCATGGTTCTTGGCAAATGCGTCCAATGGAATTTTCTGCTCATAATAACATGTTTTCTCATGTTGGTGGGAATGGTACTGAACTCTCGTCTAGTGCTGGACAGAGCTCGCCTAATCCGTTGTCACATATTCTCTATGGTAGACAGTCAACGACTGCAATGTCAAAATTTGATCCTACCAATGAACGAATGAGAAACCTCTACAGCCGTAAAACTGAAGCGAACACCAATGGCAATGCGGATAAAAAACTATATGAACTTGACCTGGGCCGCATATTGCGTGGAGAAGACAGCCGAACAACGCTCATGATAAAAAACATTCCCAACAA GTATACTTCAAAGATGCTACTTGTTGCCATAGATGAGCAATGTCGGGGAACTTATGATTTTCTCTATTTACCAATAGATTTCAAG AACAAATGTAATGTTGGATATGCATTCATAAATATGATTGATCCTGCTCAAATTATTCCTTTCCACCAG GCTTTCCATGGTAAGAAATGGGAGAAGTTTAACAGTGAAAAAGTAGCATCACTTGCATATGCCCGAATTCAAGGAAGAGCTTCTCTTGTTTCTCATTTCCAGAATTCAAGCCTGATGAATGAAGATAAACGTTGCCGCCCTATTCTCTTTCAGACAGAAGGCCCAAATGCCGGTGATATG GAGCCTTTCCCCGTTGGAGCCAATGTTAGAGTGAGACCTGGAAAATCTCGTAATGCTGGCAACGAGGAGAATCGCATCCAAGCTACTCCTTCAACTTTAGCAAGCGGAGAAGAGACTGCAAATGGAAACTCCGATTGA
- the LOC11427537 gene encoding protein MEI2-like 1 isoform X1 encodes MPFQVMDQRGVSDPSNFFDDISFHSERNIGLRKPKYMNAQHPQGMNGMVAPPGSTLSASSPFEAKSGFPMSQTSLSEESVQKLPFGGEQGIADVLKGSNRSFHHNPQSWSDVFRQSEPTSYRIIGNKVVATNALPRETSLFSSSLSDMFSHKLNILGNDVLSDQPTAASSLLEEEPYKSLEQMEADYIHNLLPDEDDLFSGVADGLEYNSHARTNDDSEYTDVFSSGGGMELEGDEHLSSLRRTSGLDGDHGFFGGSKGKLPFVEQPSRTLFVRNINSSVEDFELKTLFEQYGDIRTMYTACKHRGFVMISYFDLRAAQRAMQALQSKPLRSRKLDIHYSIPKVNAPEKDIGHGTLMLSGLDSSVSNDEFKRIFGFYGEIKDIYEYPEMKHLKFIEFYDVRAAEAALRALNRIEIAGKQIKLEPGHPRFATCLMQQSHKVQDERDIGHSIIDNLSLRQKPTLSSGVIDSAGSENGYNQRFQSAMRQQPLNGFIDNALFHVNSGINNTARGGSIGKFSGVSESNNLVDAMKFASSPTTFHPHSLPEFHGSLANGSPYTFSSTISNKAGNIGAGVTEASNGRHIHGISSVGNLAEFNGGGSSGNGINAHHGLNHIWSGSNLHQQSSPSNMLWQKTPSFVNGSPGLPQMSSFARTPPHMLRTQHLDHHVGSAPVVTASPWERKNSYLGESPETSAFHLGSPGNGGFHGSWQMRPMEFSAHNNMFSHVGGNGTELSSSAGQSSPNPLSHILYGRQSTTAMSKFDPTNERMRNLYSRKTEANTNGNADKKLYELDLGRILRGEDSRTTLMIKNIPNKYTSKMLLVAIDEQCRGTYDFLYLPIDFKNKCNVGYAFINMIDPAQIIPFHQAFHGKKWEKFNSEKVASLAYARIQGRASLVSHFQNSSLMNEDKRCRPILFQTEGPNAGDMEPFPVGANVRVRPGKSRNAGNEENRIQATPSTLASGEETANGNSD; translated from the exons GAAGGGTTCAAACAGATCATTTCATCACAATCCCCAATCATGGTCTGACGTGTTCAGGCAGTCAGAACCTACGTCGTATCGTATAATCGGGAACAAGGTTGTTGCAACCAATGCTCTCCCTCGCGAAACTAGTTTATTTTCGAGCTCACTGTCGGATATGTTTAGCCATAAAT TAAATATATTGGGGAATGATGTTCTGTCCGATCAGCCGACGGCTGCCAGTTCTCTTCTTGAGGAAGAACCATATAAATCTCTTGAACAGATGGAGGCTGACTATATACATAATCTCCTTCCTGATGAAGATGATCTATTTTCTGGTGTTGCTGACGGGTTAGAATACAATTCTCATGCTAGGACTAATGATGACTCGGAGTATACTGATGTTTTTAGCAGCGGTGGAGGCATGGAGCTGGAAGGAGATGAACATTTAAGTTCACTAAGAAGAACAAGTGGTTTGGATGGAGATCATGGTTTCTTTGGAGGTTCTAAAGGAAAACTTCCTTTTGTTGAACAGCCTTCTAGAACACTTTTTGTTAGAAACATTAATAGCAGCGTAGAAGACTTTGAACTAAAGACTCTGTTTGAG CAATATGGAGATATCCGTACAATGTATACTGCTTGCAAGCATCGTGGCTTTGTCATGATTTCTTATTTTGATCTAAGAGCAGCACAAAGAGCAATGCAAGCCCTTCAAAGCAAGCCATTGAGGTCTCGGAAACTCGATATACATTATTCGATTCCAAAG GTCAATGCTCCAGAGAAGGATATTGGTCATGGTACGCTGATGTTATCTGGTCTTGATTCATCTGTTTCAAACGATGAGTTCAAACGTATTTTTGGCTTCTATGGAGAAATTAAAGAT ATCTATGAATATCCAGAGATGAAGCATCTCAAATTTATAGAGTTTTATGACGTGCGAGCTGCTGAAGCTGCACTTCGGGCATTGAACAGGATTGAAATTGCTGGAAAGCAGATCAAACTTGAACCTGGCCATCCTAGGTTTGCGACATG TCTGATGCAGCAGTCTCATAAGGTGCAAGATGAACGTGATATTGGTCATAGCATTATTGACAACTTATCATTAAGACAAAAGC CAACACTATCGTCTGGAGTAATTGATTCTGCTGGCTCGGAAAATGGATATAATCAGAGATTTCAATCTGCTATGCGGCAACAACCTTTGAATGGATTTATTGATAATGCATTATTTCATGTCAATTCTGGCATTAACAACACTGCAAGAGGGGGATCTATTGGAAAATTTTCTGGTGTTTCCGAGTCAAACAACCTTGTTGATGCAATGAAATTTGCATCTAGTCCAACAACATTTCATCCTCATTCTTTACCAGAGTTTCATGGTAGTTTAGCTAATGGTAGTCCTTATACCTTTTCAAGCACCATTAGCAACAAGGCTGGTAATATAGGTGCTGGAGTGACAGAAGCCTCCAATGGAAGGCATATTCACGGAATAAGCTCAGTTGGGAACTTAGCAGAATTCAATGGAGGAG gatCATCAGGAAATGGGATCAACGCACATCATGGACTTAATCATATATGGAGTGGCTCCAATTTGCATCAGCAATCTTCACCAAGTAACATGCTTTGGCAGAAAACGCCATCGTTTGTTAATGGTTCTCCAGGCCTTCCTCAGATGTCAAGCTTTGCTAGAACACCGCCTCATATGCTGAGAACACAACATTTGGACCATCACGTTGGATCAGCACCTGTTGTTACAGCCTCTCCCTGGGAAAGGAAAAACTCATACTTGGGAGAGTCTCCTGAGACTTCTGCTTTTCACTTGGGTTCTCCTGGAAATGGAGGTTTCCATGGTTCTTGGCAAATGCGTCCAATGGAATTTTCTGCTCATAATAACATGTTTTCTCATGTTGGTGGGAATGGTACTGAACTCTCGTCTAGTGCTGGACAGAGCTCGCCTAATCCGTTGTCACATATTCTCTATGGTAGACAGTCAACGACTGCAATGTCAAAATTTGATCCTACCAATGAACGAATGAGAAACCTCTACAGCCGTAAAACTGAAGCGAACACCAATGGCAATGCGGATAAAAAACTATATGAACTTGACCTGGGCCGCATATTGCGTGGAGAAGACAGCCGAACAACGCTCATGATAAAAAACATTCCCAACAA GTATACTTCAAAGATGCTACTTGTTGCCATAGATGAGCAATGTCGGGGAACTTATGATTTTCTCTATTTACCAATAGATTTCAAG AACAAATGTAATGTTGGATATGCATTCATAAATATGATTGATCCTGCTCAAATTATTCCTTTCCACCAG GCTTTCCATGGTAAGAAATGGGAGAAGTTTAACAGTGAAAAAGTAGCATCACTTGCATATGCCCGAATTCAAGGAAGAGCTTCTCTTGTTTCTCATTTCCAGAATTCAAGCCTGATGAATGAAGATAAACGTTGCCGCCCTATTCTCTTTCAGACAGAAGGCCCAAATGCCGGTGATATG GAGCCTTTCCCCGTTGGAGCCAATGTTAGAGTGAGACCTGGAAAATCTCGTAATGCTGGCAACGAGGAGAATCGCATCCAAGCTACTCCTTCAACTTTAGCAAGCGGAGAAGAGACTGCAAATGGAAACTCCGATTGA